From Alloacidobacterium dinghuense:
CCAGGAGCAACTCTGCGTATCTGCTTCCAGGGACTCAAAGGCGGAATTACAGCTCCAAATTGCAGAAGCGAGTAGATTGCGTTCTCATCAACCGAATCACTGGGCTGATATAGCGTACGCAGGTCGTCGCTGATTACAAACGAATCCCCAGCAGACGATAGACGGTAATGGAGCTGGTCTGTTGCAGTGGCGGGAATTTCTATCTCGATCTGATCAGCGTTCTCTTCGATGCGAAAGCCCATCGTCTCGATGGGCTGATTAAGGCAAAAACGTATAGCCATAAAAGGAAAAGCGATCATATCATGATTACTTTTCCTAAACGGACAGGTTCTAGCCCTGCAGCCGCCTCTAGGCAGCCACTGTGCGTTTCTGCACCCAGGATTTATAGTCTTCGCTCGGATCGCCAAGTCGATAAATGGTATTAAAGGTTTCGACTAGGCGCTGGCTGAGATCAATCTTCACGATGGGAGAAGTGTAGATAAGCTTCGTATTCGGCAGAGTCGCATGACCAAGTGCATAACCCATAAGCCGGTTGCCCGGATGCAACGCTTCGAAGCTTTGAGACGTTACGTTTTCTACGACTGCCCAGCACTCGATCATCACTACTGGCTTCGACATGCAATGAACTCCTTCGACCCAACACGGTAGTAAGAGCAACGCGAATGCCAAAAGCCTGGCAGGAAATGAACGAGTTATGGGGCAATTGATTCAGATCATGGAGAATTTTTTGCCATGACAATGAAATTCTGCCGGTAACGACCTTGGTGCCGAACGAGCAAGGCAAAGGTGGATATGAAATCGATGGAGGGCCAAAGCCGAAAGACGAGTCACTGACGCTGATGTCTTTATTTATCAGGCATTTTCGTGGAGATAGCAAAGGCAGATGATGCAGTAGTTATGTCCGATAACGGATATTCTGTTAATCAAGAGGCCTGCCCCAAAACAGGCCCCCATCATTCTCAATTTCAGCGCCCTAGGCTATACCCCGATCACCGCGCATAGCTCCTTCACTGCATCAGCGCTCTTCTTCAACGCAGCAGCTTCTTCAGCAGTGAGCTTGATCTCGATAATCTGTTCCAAGCCACGAGCACCTAGTTTGCACGGCACGCCGACATACAGACCATCAATACCGTACTCGCCCTGGAGATACGCAGCACACGGCAGAATTTTCTTCTTGTCCTTCAGAATTGCCTCAACCATCTCGACTGTCGCCGCCGAAGGCGCATAGTAGGCGCTGCCGGTCTTGAGGTGCTTCACGATCTCAGCTCCGCCATCGCGTGTCCGCTGGACCAGCGCTTCCAGCTTCGCGGGCTCAATCAGCTCCGTAATCGGAATCCCGGCAACTGTTGAAAAACGCGGTAGCGGAACCATCGTGTCCCCATGCCCGCCCAGGACGAACGCGGTCACATTCTCCACTGAAACCTTGAGCTCCTCCGCAATGAATGTCCGGAAACGCGCCGAGTCCAACACCCCCGCCATACCAATCACGCGCTCGCGATTGAACTTCGCCTGCTTGAACGCGGCCTGCGCCATCGCATCCAGCGGGTTTGAAACCACAATCAGGATGCAGTTCGGCGACGCAGCCGTGACCTTGCTTACCACATCCGACATGATCTTGTAG
This genomic window contains:
- the mdh gene encoding malate dehydrogenase; its protein translation is MRKKVTIVGAGNVGATAAHWIASKELADVILIDVVEGIPQGKGLDLLEAMPIEKRDCHIIGTNDYADTANSDIVVITAGIPRKPGMSRDDLLQTNYKIMSDVVSKVTAASPNCILIVVSNPLDAMAQAAFKQAKFNRERVIGMAGVLDSARFRTFIAEELKVSVENVTAFVLGGHGDTMVPLPRFSTVAGIPITELIEPAKLEALVQRTRDGGAEIVKHLKTGSAYYAPSAATVEMVEAILKDKKKILPCAAYLQGEYGIDGLYVGVPCKLGARGLEQIIEIKLTAEEAAALKKSADAVKELCAVIGV